One Streptomyces sp. NBC_01237 genomic region harbors:
- a CDS encoding RNA polymerase sigma-70 factor, with protein sequence MTADTATDLFEEHRPVLTGVAYRMLGRVADAEDVVQEAWLRWSSTAHEEVREPRAFLVRITTRLAIDRLRQLRSRREAYIGPWLPEPVVTDFGPSVPDTAERAVLADSVSFAVLVVLESLSPLERAVFVLREAFGFPYAEIALALDRTDAAVRQLAGRARRHVEERKPRYDVDPAERRDLTERFLAAASGGDIEQLLALLAPDVRLVSDSGGKSKAPRRIIETADKVGRFLFAVAHEMEPGMEVRFAEFNGGPGVVLFSGGKPDSFFQVDVRDGAIQCAYIIRNPDKLAALSIE encoded by the coding sequence GTGACAGCCGACACCGCGACCGACCTCTTCGAGGAACACCGCCCCGTGCTCACCGGGGTCGCCTACCGCATGCTGGGCCGCGTCGCGGACGCCGAGGATGTGGTGCAGGAGGCATGGCTGCGATGGTCGTCCACGGCGCATGAGGAGGTACGGGAACCGAGGGCGTTCCTCGTACGGATCACGACCCGTCTCGCCATCGACCGGCTCCGGCAGCTCCGCTCGCGCCGCGAGGCGTACATCGGGCCCTGGCTGCCCGAACCGGTCGTCACCGACTTCGGGCCGTCCGTGCCCGACACCGCGGAACGGGCCGTACTCGCCGATTCCGTGTCCTTCGCCGTGCTGGTCGTCCTCGAATCGCTCTCGCCGCTGGAGCGTGCCGTCTTCGTCCTGCGCGAGGCCTTCGGGTTCCCGTACGCCGAGATCGCGCTCGCCCTGGACCGCACCGACGCCGCCGTCCGCCAGCTCGCCGGACGCGCCAGGCGTCATGTGGAGGAGCGCAAGCCGCGCTACGACGTGGATCCGGCGGAGCGGCGCGACCTCACCGAACGGTTCCTGGCGGCCGCGTCCGGCGGTGACATCGAGCAGCTCCTCGCACTGCTGGCCCCCGATGTCCGGCTCGTCAGCGACAGCGGGGGCAAGTCGAAGGCGCCGAGGCGGATCATCGAGACCGCGGACAAGGTCGGCAGGTTCCTCTTCGCGGTGGCGCACGAGATGGAGCCCGGTATGGAGGTCCGGTTCGCGGAGTTCAACGGCGGTCCGGGCGTGGTGCTGTTCTCCGGAGGAAAGCCCGACAGTTTCTTCCAGGTGGATGTTCGTGACGGAGCCATTCAATGCGCCTATATTATTCGAAATCCGGACAAGCTTGCCGCTCTGTCCATCGAATAG
- a CDS encoding alpha/beta fold hydrolase — MVTTVSFTIESAHGPRPVSVTYERIGSGEPLLLLHGIGHHHQAWDPVLRILATEHDVIAVDLPGFGASPALPDGVPYTLESVTPVLGAFCAELGLDRPHVAGNSLGGLLALEMGRSGLARSVTALSPAGFWTEHERRYAFATLRAMRRGALSLPLTMIERMSRSAAGRAALTSTIYARPGKRSPEAVVAETLALREATGFHQTLAVGRNGGFTDDVPGLPVTVAWGSRDRLLLRRQGIRAKHRIPRARLVRLPGCGHVPMNDDPALVARVVLDTSR, encoded by the coding sequence ATGGTCACCACGGTCTCGTTCACCATCGAATCGGCCCACGGCCCACGCCCCGTCTCCGTGACGTACGAACGGATCGGTTCCGGCGAACCGTTGCTGCTGCTCCACGGCATCGGACACCACCATCAGGCGTGGGACCCGGTGCTGCGGATCCTGGCCACCGAGCACGATGTCATCGCCGTGGACCTGCCGGGATTCGGGGCTTCCCCGGCGCTGCCGGACGGTGTCCCATACACCTTGGAGTCGGTGACCCCCGTTCTCGGCGCCTTCTGTGCGGAGCTCGGCCTCGACCGTCCGCATGTGGCGGGCAACTCGCTCGGCGGGCTGCTCGCCCTGGAGATGGGCCGCTCGGGGCTCGCCCGTTCAGTGACCGCGCTGTCCCCGGCCGGATTCTGGACGGAACACGAGCGGCGCTACGCCTTCGCGACCCTGCGCGCGATGCGCAGGGGAGCACTGTCGCTGCCGTTGACGATGATCGAACGGATGTCGCGGAGCGCGGCCGGGCGGGCGGCTCTGACCAGCACCATCTACGCGAGGCCCGGGAAGCGTTCACCCGAGGCCGTGGTCGCCGAGACCCTGGCTCTGCGCGAGGCGACGGGATTTCACCAGACGCTGGCCGTCGGCCGGAACGGCGGGTTCACCGATGATGTGCCGGGGCTTCCCGTCACCGTCGCCTGGGGCAGCCGCGACCGGTTGCTGCTGCGCCGCCAGGGGATCCGGGCCAAGCACCGGATCCCCCGCGCCCGGCTCGTGCGGCTGCCCGGTTGCGGCCACGTCCCGATGAACGACGACCCGGCGCTGGTGGCGCGCGTCGTCCTCGACACGAGCCGCTGA
- the pdxR gene encoding MocR-like pyridoxine biosynthesis transcription factor PdxR, producing the protein MTSSGTNSPLGSLANGGRVADGRPPDSASAAWELLLPAAAAPARQRGRALQSALREAVRSGRLAAGTRLPSSRELAADLGVSRGLVTEAYEQLVAESYLRSGQGAGTWVSGGVRAAARGARDLAPRAPGARVDFRPGTPDLSLFPRAAWAAAQRAVLDRLPHSALGYPDPRGLPELREAVAALLTRRRGVVADPERLVVCSGVAQATTLLGFVLRDRGLSAVGVEDPGSPEHASLFASTGLGVVRLPLDDEGLAVEPLLRSGVRAVVTTPAHQFPTGIGYSAKRRSRLLDWARGNDGVIMEDDYDGDFRYDRAPVGALQGLDPEHVAYTGSVSKSLAPGLRLGWLIAPASLTEGIIARKRTMDLGNPAIDQAVLADFIARGGYDRQLRRCQRAYRERRDAMVGALVEHFPGTEVSGIAAGLHIIARLPERYGPETRFLERAAGAGIALRPLRDCGTTGADALGRGAAGTAGTGTAGSGAAGTGTAGSGTTGAEYSTVRLVLGYAHLPPAEIRRGVGLLADSQRADRVGVRNRPGRPA; encoded by the coding sequence ATGACGTCTTCGGGGACCAATTCGCCGCTCGGCAGCCTGGCAAACGGTGGCCGGGTGGCCGACGGCCGACCGCCGGACTCCGCTTCCGCGGCGTGGGAGCTGCTGCTCCCCGCAGCTGCCGCACCGGCGCGGCAACGCGGTCGTGCGCTCCAGTCGGCGTTGCGCGAGGCGGTGCGCTCGGGCCGTCTCGCGGCGGGGACCCGGCTGCCGTCCAGTCGTGAGCTCGCCGCCGATCTCGGGGTGTCACGCGGCCTGGTCACCGAGGCGTACGAGCAACTCGTCGCGGAGAGCTACCTGCGCAGCGGTCAGGGAGCGGGTACCTGGGTGAGCGGCGGGGTCCGGGCAGCGGCACGCGGGGCGCGGGACCTGGCACCGCGTGCGCCCGGGGCACGGGTGGACTTCCGGCCGGGCACCCCTGATCTCTCGCTCTTCCCGCGCGCGGCCTGGGCCGCGGCGCAGCGCGCGGTTCTCGACCGGCTGCCGCACAGCGCCCTGGGGTACCCGGATCCGCGTGGGCTGCCGGAGTTGCGCGAAGCCGTGGCCGCCCTGCTGACCCGGCGGCGCGGGGTCGTGGCCGATCCCGAACGGCTGGTGGTCTGCTCGGGCGTGGCGCAGGCCACCACCCTGCTCGGCTTCGTCCTGCGCGACCGGGGACTGTCGGCCGTAGGTGTCGAGGATCCGGGCAGCCCGGAGCACGCTTCGCTGTTCGCGTCGACCGGTCTCGGCGTCGTCCGGCTGCCGCTCGACGACGAGGGGCTGGCGGTGGAACCGCTGCTGCGTTCGGGCGTGCGCGCGGTCGTCACCACACCCGCCCATCAGTTCCCCACCGGAATCGGCTACTCCGCGAAGCGCCGCAGCCGACTGCTCGACTGGGCGCGCGGCAATGACGGAGTGATCATGGAGGACGACTACGACGGGGATTTCCGCTACGACAGGGCGCCCGTCGGCGCACTTCAGGGACTGGATCCCGAACATGTCGCGTACACCGGTTCGGTGAGCAAGTCGCTGGCCCCCGGACTACGGCTGGGCTGGCTGATCGCGCCCGCGTCGTTGACCGAGGGAATCATCGCGCGCAAACGGACGATGGACCTGGGCAACCCCGCCATCGACCAGGCGGTGCTGGCCGACTTCATCGCGCGGGGCGGCTACGACCGGCAGCTGCGCCGCTGCCAGCGCGCCTACCGGGAGCGTCGCGACGCCATGGTCGGCGCGCTCGTCGAACACTTTCCCGGTACCGAGGTCAGTGGCATCGCGGCGGGGCTGCACATCATCGCGCGGCTTCCCGAACGCTACGGTCCGGAAACCCGGTTCCTGGAACGGGCGGCCGGGGCGGGGATCGCACTGCGGCCGCTGCGCGACTGCGGGACGACGGGGGCAGATGCGCTCGGCCGGGGGGCGGCCGGGACGGCGGGAACGGGTACGGCCGGTTCCGGGGCAGCGGGAACGGGTACCGCCGGTTCCGGGACGACGGGGGCCGAATACAGCACCGTTCGCCTCGTGCTCGGCTATGCCCATCTTCCCCCGGCCGAAATCCGCCGGGGGGTGGGGCTGTTGGCCGACTCGCAGCGGGCTGATCGGGTGGGAGTGCGGAACCGGCCCGGTCGTCCTGCGTAG
- a CDS encoding alkaline phosphatase D family protein codes for MPNRPRTQSPGRRTVLRGSLLASAAVTLPAAVAAPAFALSGRPEAAWGVQVGDVTSSSALVWVRSDRPARMLVETSATESFRRARRWHGPLVGSGTDFTGTTPLYGLPPGEQVHYRVTLSDPHDPRRTGRPVYGTFRTAPARRRDGVRFLWSGDIAGQGWGINPDIGGYRVYEEMRRLDPDFFLCSGDNIYADGVIEPSVTLPDGRIWRNITTEEKAKVAESLDEYRGNFRYNLLDENLRRFNAQVPSVVQWDDHEVRNNWYPGQILDDARYTEKNVDILAARSMRAFREYVPVSTLHGPSREGRVHRVVRHGPLLDVFVLDMRSFRNANSPGRQPDDTSGILGADQLRWLKRELSRSRAVWKVIAADMPLGLVVTDGATDFEAVAQGDPGAPLGRELQIAELLRFIKHRRITGTLWLTADVHYTSAQHYAPERAAFKDFAPFWEFVSGPLAAGGFPANALDGTFGPERVFVRAPDRANVSPMESPQFFGEVDIDGDSGELTVRLRAQGGSVLFSKVLRPGLTGQ; via the coding sequence ATGCCGAACCGCCCGCGTACGCAATCCCCCGGCCGCCGAACCGTCCTGCGCGGCTCGCTCCTCGCCTCGGCGGCTGTCACCCTGCCCGCCGCCGTCGCCGCGCCAGCCTTCGCGCTCTCGGGGCGGCCCGAGGCCGCGTGGGGTGTACAGGTGGGCGATGTGACGTCGTCGTCCGCGCTCGTGTGGGTACGGTCGGACCGGCCGGCGCGGATGCTGGTGGAGACCTCGGCCACCGAGTCCTTCCGCCGGGCCAGGCGATGGCACGGGCCGCTGGTCGGTTCGGGCACCGACTTCACGGGCACCACTCCCCTGTACGGCCTGCCCCCGGGTGAGCAGGTGCACTACCGCGTCACGCTCTCGGACCCGCATGATCCGCGCCGTACGGGCAGGCCGGTGTACGGAACGTTCCGTACCGCTCCCGCCCGGCGCCGGGACGGCGTGCGCTTCCTGTGGTCCGGTGACATCGCCGGACAGGGCTGGGGCATCAACCCGGACATCGGCGGTTACCGGGTGTACGAGGAAATGCGCCGCCTCGACCCCGACTTCTTTCTGTGCAGCGGCGACAACATCTACGCGGACGGCGTGATCGAGCCCAGTGTGACGCTGCCCGACGGGCGGATCTGGCGCAACATCACCACCGAGGAGAAGGCGAAGGTCGCCGAGAGCCTCGACGAGTACCGGGGCAATTTCCGCTACAACCTCTTGGACGAGAATCTCCGGAGGTTCAACGCGCAGGTTCCCTCGGTCGTCCAGTGGGACGACCACGAGGTACGCAACAACTGGTATCCCGGTCAGATCCTGGACGACGCCCGCTACACGGAGAAGAACGTGGACATACTGGCCGCGCGTTCGATGCGCGCCTTCCGTGAGTACGTCCCGGTCTCCACGCTCCACGGTCCGTCGCGCGAGGGCCGCGTGCACCGCGTCGTACGGCACGGTCCGCTGCTCGATGTGTTCGTCCTCGACATGCGCTCCTTCCGCAACGCCAACTCCCCCGGCCGGCAGCCCGATGACACGAGCGGCATCCTCGGTGCCGATCAACTGCGCTGGCTCAAGCGGGAACTGTCGCGCTCCCGGGCGGTGTGGAAGGTGATCGCGGCGGACATGCCGCTCGGGCTCGTCGTCACCGACGGCGCGACGGACTTCGAGGCGGTGGCACAGGGCGACCCCGGCGCTCCGCTCGGCCGGGAACTGCAGATCGCCGAGCTGCTGCGGTTCATCAAGCACCGGCGGATCACCGGCACGCTCTGGCTGACGGCGGATGTGCACTACACCTCGGCTCAGCATTACGCCCCCGAGCGTGCGGCCTTCAAGGACTTCGCGCCGTTCTGGGAATTCGTCTCGGGCCCGCTGGCCGCCGGTGGATTCCCCGCCAACGCGCTCGACGGCACCTTCGGTCCCGAGCGGGTCTTCGTACGCGCCCCGGACCGGGCGAACGTGTCCCCGATGGAGTCACCGCAGTTCTTCGGCGAGGTCGACATCGACGGCGACAGTGGAGAACTGACAGTACGGCTGCGCGCGCAGGGCGGCTCCGTGCTGTTCAGCAAGGTTCTCCGGCCTGGGCTGACAGGGCAGTGA
- a CDS encoding SWIM zinc finger family protein, with amino-acid sequence MTRSVQALAYSRPSALESSQTGALLGLETAGGLTPRGAEAHPRFFNGFLTSPRIAARGLLAVADVASTRYYQRALAASLDPVVTGNGDRLRFESFSGCCGVYARLDVLQEGLDGARTGHGTTNVDVNNPLREALSRITADDPLHLRVGPEEMAVTTLDGPVVEKKVPLPDRWLRGFAEAQVASAGFDLRAELSAAEAVRFLRSLPRSSGNASRGAQWVVATGTGLRPTTRPVPGAVCLPGPERLVALQRVLRHASALRVYGPVADGVATASAWEVVLPGMRLTLTLSPDASRGFSGEGGVLEALATDDAAADAELVSVLLAWEPRIEPAGLAEQSGLTVERVRAALTRLGTAGRVGYDLADTAYFHRELPYDADRAERHNPRLVAARQLAGSGAVTLDGELASVASGERGYRVREKDGVLSCTCQWWADYRGRRGPCKHALAVRMVRRGATVAGGVR; translated from the coding sequence ATGACCCGATCCGTTCAGGCCTTGGCCTACTCACGCCCGTCCGCTCTGGAGTCCTCCCAGACCGGGGCCCTGCTCGGGCTGGAGACCGCAGGTGGTCTCACCCCGCGCGGGGCCGAGGCCCATCCCCGGTTCTTCAACGGCTTTCTCACCTCGCCGCGCATCGCTGCCCGCGGTCTGCTGGCGGTGGCCGACGTGGCTTCCACGCGCTACTACCAGCGGGCACTGGCCGCGTCCCTCGACCCGGTGGTGACGGGGAACGGCGACCGGCTGCGCTTCGAGTCGTTCTCCGGCTGCTGCGGGGTGTACGCGCGTCTCGATGTGCTGCAGGAAGGTCTGGACGGGGCACGGACGGGGCACGGCACGACGAATGTCGACGTCAACAATCCCTTGCGGGAAGCACTTTCGCGGATAACGGCGGATGATCCGCTGCATCTTCGGGTCGGACCCGAGGAGATGGCGGTCACCACACTGGACGGCCCGGTGGTGGAGAAGAAGGTTCCGCTGCCGGACCGGTGGCTGCGCGGATTCGCCGAGGCGCAGGTGGCCTCGGCCGGTTTCGACCTGCGGGCCGAGCTGTCTGCGGCGGAGGCCGTCAGGTTCCTCCGGTCCCTGCCGCGTTCCTCGGGAAATGCCTCGCGCGGCGCCCAGTGGGTGGTTGCCACGGGTACGGGTCTGCGGCCGACGACCCGCCCGGTTCCGGGGGCGGTGTGCCTGCCGGGGCCCGAGCGGCTGGTGGCTCTTCAGCGGGTGCTGCGTCACGCGTCGGCCCTCCGGGTGTACGGGCCGGTGGCCGACGGCGTGGCGACGGCGAGCGCCTGGGAGGTGGTGCTGCCGGGGATGCGGCTCACACTGACGCTGTCGCCCGATGCCTCACGCGGGTTCTCCGGTGAGGGCGGCGTCCTTGAGGCACTGGCCACCGACGATGCCGCCGCGGACGCGGAGTTGGTGTCCGTGCTGCTCGCCTGGGAGCCCCGGATCGAGCCGGCCGGTCTGGCCGAGCAGTCGGGACTGACGGTCGAGCGGGTACGGGCCGCGCTGACCCGGCTCGGCACGGCCGGCCGGGTGGGCTACGACCTGGCGGACACCGCGTACTTCCACCGGGAGCTGCCCTATGACGCGGACCGGGCCGAACGTCACAATCCCCGGCTCGTGGCCGCCCGGCAGCTCGCCGGTTCGGGCGCGGTGACCCTGGACGGAGAGCTGGCCTCGGTAGCTTCCGGAGAGCGCGGATACCGAGTCCGGGAGAAGGACGGCGTGCTGAGCTGTACCTGCCAGTGGTGGGCGGACTACCGGGGGCGGCGGGGGCCGTGCAAGCACGCGCTGGCTGTCCGGATGGTCCGCCGCGGTGCGACGGTTGCCGGAGGTGTGCGATGA
- a CDS encoding DUF7824 domain-containing protein: protein MSELLTAVREGRKEDVPALVLRLDPAGRRAALVELKELRKESRTWEWRKREKMRKALLVAGAGCHSGAAGCATWIGSREMRDWVRSPYPFVLEALADRDPVWLGDLAHRLAERSVTSESEYWFVCELVRIAQCPIPATDGLVRGWTERCGLARWQSSSATSLLDVLRADPHLAVLTPRIFELPELPPQLSWYEDADSLRHWPASLIALAGEGLLDRGVLVDGCVTRLLRGGKPGEQRFFLVLLRQLALSEQEETARLADWMGMAADGISTVAGHAQAVLTRLDGLGRLTTRDLADVSGSVLFRREKKLVRSQLVLLGKVLRRDASTANELLPVVAEAFGHEDTDIQERALKLVARYLPTVDPAVREELTLAAGQVGQMHRAAAAELFGDLPDETADSGPYEELLPPAPALRRLEPAPESVAELVEEVAALVKSGSRETTVFERALDGLIRHARTDRSALESALREALAGHWFLGGVPQDEVDRRFTRDPGGLDLVVASLLGLVSPGAVRDGGARWTGTGTCAHAALNGVLFARMWEAATAVRTARIPFLLATPTWHTGSLDPAELVERLRTYQRLGAGPGPVDFAQALLRVRRSGEQEAAAAAALLGTAEGDRLAAWIRADQPLAPVLRHRPPSGPPSSGNWWQRSATGTRRVLLATKERLVIQQEFPRSFHWLGRPHLPDARQCYHWMDGRAENWIAALPEDGETLAAWLMPNLMHCADEGTQGAAWTLPVLAEAGGPAGGAIHLALAYGLGARHPQDRLSAVDALLVLAAQGRLDAPLLGRELAILIDHDLVKPSRIADSARTAAATGAYRTVLSVLVALLPSLLTYPKPPHGLGEVLAVTADCAERSGAQDLAPVEGLAAMAGRKGSSQLVCQAGRLLAACGPDAGPTTESTTGAGPGTDSQSTSTSTSTSTSTSTSTANDEGISGVDAASRRNQAVESDQKATIGDQIHT from the coding sequence ATGAGTGAGCTGCTCACGGCGGTACGGGAAGGCCGCAAGGAAGACGTCCCCGCGCTGGTGCTCCGGCTGGACCCGGCCGGTCGCAGGGCAGCACTGGTGGAACTGAAGGAGCTGCGCAAGGAGTCGCGGACCTGGGAGTGGCGGAAGCGCGAAAAGATGCGGAAGGCCCTCCTGGTGGCCGGTGCGGGCTGCCACTCGGGCGCGGCCGGCTGCGCCACCTGGATCGGCTCCCGCGAGATGCGTGACTGGGTGAGGTCCCCGTATCCCTTCGTCCTGGAAGCGCTGGCCGACCGCGATCCGGTCTGGCTCGGCGACCTGGCACACCGGCTGGCCGAGCGGTCGGTCACCTCGGAGTCCGAATACTGGTTCGTCTGCGAGCTGGTACGGATCGCCCAGTGCCCGATTCCCGCCACGGACGGCCTGGTCCGGGGCTGGACCGAGCGCTGCGGTCTCGCGCGATGGCAGAGTTCGTCCGCCACATCGCTGCTGGATGTGCTGCGCGCCGACCCGCATCTGGCCGTTCTCACGCCCCGGATCTTCGAACTGCCCGAACTGCCGCCCCAACTCAGCTGGTACGAGGACGCCGACTCGCTCAGGCACTGGCCGGCCTCGCTCATCGCGCTGGCCGGGGAAGGGCTGCTGGACCGGGGCGTACTGGTCGACGGCTGCGTGACCCGGCTGCTGCGCGGCGGGAAGCCCGGCGAGCAGCGCTTCTTCCTGGTGCTGCTGCGTCAGCTCGCTCTGAGTGAACAGGAGGAGACGGCGCGGCTCGCCGACTGGATGGGTATGGCGGCGGACGGCATCTCGACGGTGGCGGGCCACGCCCAGGCCGTCCTCACCCGACTGGACGGCCTCGGCAGGCTGACCACACGTGATCTCGCCGATGTCTCGGGGTCGGTGCTCTTCCGCCGGGAGAAGAAGCTCGTCCGCAGCCAACTGGTCCTTCTGGGCAAGGTGTTGCGCCGGGACGCGTCGACGGCGAACGAACTGCTGCCCGTCGTCGCGGAAGCCTTCGGTCACGAGGACACGGACATCCAGGAGCGGGCACTGAAGCTGGTGGCCCGGTATCTCCCCACTGTGGACCCCGCGGTCCGCGAGGAGCTCACCCTCGCCGCAGGCCAGGTCGGGCAGATGCACCGGGCGGCGGCTGCCGAGCTGTTCGGTGATCTCCCAGACGAGACCGCCGACAGCGGCCCCTACGAGGAGCTGCTGCCACCGGCGCCCGCCCTGCGGCGACTCGAACCGGCACCGGAGAGTGTCGCCGAGCTCGTCGAGGAGGTGGCGGCCCTGGTGAAGTCCGGTTCGCGGGAGACCACGGTCTTCGAGCGGGCGCTGGACGGGCTGATCCGGCACGCCCGGACGGACCGCTCGGCGCTGGAGTCCGCGCTGCGTGAGGCGCTGGCCGGGCACTGGTTCCTCGGCGGAGTCCCGCAGGACGAGGTGGACCGGAGATTCACCAGGGACCCGGGCGGGCTGGACCTGGTCGTGGCCTCCCTTCTCGGCCTGGTGTCGCCCGGCGCCGTACGCGACGGAGGTGCCCGCTGGACCGGAACGGGCACCTGCGCCCATGCCGCGCTGAACGGCGTGCTGTTCGCCCGGATGTGGGAGGCAGCCACTGCCGTGCGGACCGCACGGATTCCGTTCCTGCTGGCGACGCCGACCTGGCACACCGGTTCGCTGGACCCGGCCGAGCTGGTCGAGCGGCTGCGGACGTACCAGCGGCTCGGCGCCGGTCCCGGCCCCGTGGACTTCGCCCAGGCCCTGTTGCGCGTGCGCCGGAGCGGGGAGCAGGAGGCGGCAGCGGCCGCCGCCCTGCTCGGCACCGCGGAGGGCGACCGGCTGGCCGCCTGGATACGTGCGGACCAGCCGCTCGCGCCGGTGCTGCGGCACCGCCCGCCCAGCGGCCCGCCCTCGTCCGGCAACTGGTGGCAGCGCTCGGCCACCGGTACCCGGCGGGTGCTGCTCGCCACCAAGGAGCGTCTGGTGATCCAGCAGGAGTTCCCGCGTTCCTTCCACTGGCTGGGCCGTCCGCATCTTCCCGACGCGCGCCAGTGCTACCACTGGATGGACGGGCGTGCCGAGAACTGGATCGCCGCGCTGCCGGAGGACGGGGAGACCTTGGCCGCCTGGCTGATGCCCAACCTGATGCACTGTGCGGACGAGGGCACGCAGGGGGCGGCCTGGACCCTCCCGGTCCTCGCCGAGGCCGGCGGCCCGGCCGGTGGTGCGATACATCTGGCGCTGGCCTATGGCCTGGGGGCCCGACACCCCCAGGACCGGCTGTCGGCGGTGGACGCCCTGCTGGTGCTGGCAGCCCAGGGCCGCCTGGACGCGCCCCTGCTCGGCCGGGAGCTGGCGATCCTCATCGATCACGACCTGGTGAAACCCAGCCGGATCGCCGACTCGGCGCGGACGGCTGCCGCCACCGGCGCGTACCGGACGGTGCTGTCCGTGCTGGTGGCACTGCTGCCCTCGCTCCTGACCTATCCGAAGCCTCCGCACGGCCTCGGGGAGGTACTGGCCGTGACCGCCGACTGCGCGGAACGCAGCGGTGCCCAGGACCTCGCGCCGGTCGAGGGGCTCGCGGCCATGGCGGGGCGCAAGGGTTCCTCGCAGCTGGTGTGTCAGGCCGGCCGCCTGCTCGCCGCCTGCGGCCCCGATGCCGGACCCACCACAGAATCCACCACCGGCGCCGGCCCTGGGACCGACTCGCAGAGCACCAGCACCAGCACCAGCACCAGCACCAGCACCAGCACCAGCACCGCGAACGACGAGGGCATCAGCGGGGTCGATGCGGCAAGCAGGCGAAATCAGGCCGTGGAATCTGACCAAAAAGCGACGATAGGCGACCAGATCCACACTTAA
- a CDS encoding trans-sulfuration enzyme family protein, with amino-acid sequence MDNEVSITASAPSRSRALATEAVHAGRDDLASLGLHAPPLDLSTTYPSYDSRGEAERIDTFATTGARLDGPPVYARLDNPTTARFETALARLEGTDSAVAFASGMAALTAVLLARASMGLRHVVAVRPLYGCSDHLLGAGLLGTEVTWTDPAGISDAIRPDTGLVMVETPANPTLAEIDIRAVAHSCGTVPLLVDNTFATPVLQRPAEHGARIVLHSATKYLGGHGDVMGGVVACDEEFAARLRQVRFATGGVLHPLAGYLLLRGLSTLPVRVRAASASAAELSRRLTADPRISRVHYPKLGGAMVSFEVYGDPHRVIAGVRLITPAVSLGSVDSLIQHPASISHRIVDEGDRQASGVGDRLLRMSVGLEDVEDLWADLCQALSDGSAQPVRRVRSAEPEPAVRPAATEWSERSMSSEPSSAGR; translated from the coding sequence ATGGACAACGAAGTCTCGATCACCGCCTCGGCCCCATCCCGGTCCAGGGCGCTGGCCACCGAAGCCGTGCACGCCGGACGCGACGATCTCGCCTCACTCGGCCTGCACGCCCCGCCGCTCGACCTGTCCACCACCTACCCCTCGTACGACTCCCGGGGTGAGGCCGAGCGGATCGACACGTTCGCCACCACCGGCGCGCGGCTCGACGGGCCGCCGGTCTACGCCCGGCTGGACAATCCGACCACCGCCCGTTTCGAGACGGCACTGGCCCGGCTGGAAGGGACCGACAGCGCCGTCGCGTTCGCCAGCGGAATGGCGGCGCTCACGGCGGTCCTGCTGGCCCGCGCGAGCATGGGGCTGCGCCATGTCGTGGCCGTCCGCCCCCTCTACGGGTGCAGCGACCACTTGCTGGGAGCGGGACTGCTGGGCACCGAGGTGACCTGGACCGACCCGGCGGGCATCAGCGACGCGATCCGGCCGGACACCGGCCTGGTGATGGTCGAGACGCCCGCCAACCCCACCCTGGCGGAAATCGACATCCGGGCCGTCGCCCACTCCTGCGGCACGGTTCCGCTGCTGGTCGACAACACCTTCGCGACGCCCGTGCTCCAGCGGCCCGCCGAACACGGGGCCCGGATCGTCCTGCACAGCGCGACCAAGTACCTGGGCGGGCACGGCGATGTCATGGGCGGCGTCGTGGCCTGCGACGAGGAGTTCGCGGCCCGGCTGCGCCAGGTGCGCTTCGCCACCGGCGGCGTACTGCATCCGCTGGCCGGCTACCTGCTGCTGCGCGGGCTCTCCACCCTCCCGGTGCGGGTACGCGCGGCGTCGGCGAGCGCCGCCGAACTCTCCCGCCGGCTCACCGCCGACCCCCGGATCTCGCGGGTGCACTACCCGAAGCTGGGCGGGGCGATGGTCTCCTTCGAGGTGTACGGCGACCCGCACCGGGTGATCGCCGGGGTGCGGCTCATCACTCCTGCCGTCAGCCTCGGCAGTGTGGACTCGCTGATCCAGCATCCGGCCTCCATCAGCCACCGCATTGTGGATGAGGGGGACCGCCAGGCGTCCGGTGTCGGGGACCGGCTGCTGCGGATGTCGGTCGGTCTGGAGGACGTCGAGGACCTGTGGGCGGATCTGTGCCAGGCGCTCAGCGACGGGTCCGCTCAGCCCGTGCGGCGTGTTCGCTCCGCTGAGCCCGAGCCCGCTGTTCGGCCTGCTGCGACGGAGTGGTCGGAGCGGTCGATGTCGTCGGAGCCGTCCTCAGCCGGGCGGTGA